The following proteins are encoded in a genomic region of Planococcus lenghuensis:
- the pyrH gene encoding UMP kinase, giving the protein MSVQQYKRIVLKLSGEAMAGDKGFGLSPEIIKNVAAQVKEVVEMGVEVAVVVGGGNIWRGKIGSEMGMDRATADYMGMLATVMNSLALQDSLENQGVESRVLSSIEMRQVAEPYIRRRAIRHLEKKRVVIFAAGTGNPYFSTDTTAALRAAEIEADVILMAKNNVDGVYSADPQQDENAVKYAELSYLEVIQRGLQVMDSTASTLCMDNDIPLVVFSLMENGNIKKAALGEKIGTTVRRSV; this is encoded by the coding sequence ATGAGTGTTCAACAGTACAAACGAATCGTTCTGAAACTGAGCGGGGAAGCAATGGCCGGCGATAAAGGTTTCGGGTTATCTCCTGAAATCATCAAGAATGTCGCGGCGCAGGTTAAAGAAGTGGTGGAAATGGGTGTGGAAGTCGCAGTGGTTGTCGGCGGCGGAAATATCTGGCGTGGCAAGATCGGATCAGAAATGGGCATGGACCGTGCAACAGCTGATTACATGGGAATGCTTGCAACCGTCATGAATTCTCTCGCACTGCAGGATTCGCTCGAAAACCAGGGAGTTGAATCGCGCGTACTGTCTTCTATTGAAATGCGCCAGGTTGCAGAGCCGTACATCCGCCGGCGGGCTATCCGGCATCTTGAGAAAAAGCGGGTTGTCATATTTGCAGCCGGTACCGGAAACCCATACTTTTCGACAGATACCACGGCCGCATTGCGAGCAGCAGAAATTGAAGCAGATGTGATTTTGATGGCGAAGAACAATGTTGATGGCGTTTACTCTGCCGATCCACAGCAAGATGAAAATGCTGTCAAATACGCAGAACTATCATACCTGGAAGTGATTCAGAGAGGGCTGCAGGTCATGGATTCCACAGCTTCTACGCTCTGTATGGATAATGATATTCCGCTCGTCGTGTTCTCACTCATGGAAAATGGTAATATTAAAAAAGCGGCACTTGGTGAAAAAATCGGAACTACCGTCAGGAGGTCAGTATAA
- the tsf gene encoding translation elongation factor Ts produces MAVTAQMVKELRGKTGAGMMDCKKALVETDGNMDAAVDFLREKGLSSASKKADRVAAEGVVSILERDNEAVIYEVNAETDFVAKNEGFQTLVSELGEHLLATKPATIEEALASEMDNGSTVDNHISNAIAKIGEKINLRRFVILTKTDNDAFGAYLHMGGRIGVLVELEGSTDEEAARGVAMHVAALNPKYVSRDQVSEEEVERERKVLTEQALNEGKPENIVAKMVEGRLGKYFEEICLLDQAFVRNSDQKVRDFVQSTGGKIKGFVRYEVGEGIEKRQDNFAEEVMSQVNKG; encoded by the coding sequence ATGGCAGTTACAGCACAAATGGTAAAAGAATTGCGTGGAAAAACAGGTGCAGGCATGATGGACTGTAAAAAAGCGCTTGTTGAAACTGACGGCAATATGGATGCAGCGGTTGATTTCCTGCGTGAAAAAGGTCTTTCAAGCGCTTCGAAGAAAGCAGACCGCGTAGCAGCAGAAGGCGTCGTCTCCATTTTAGAGAGAGACAATGAAGCAGTCATTTATGAAGTGAATGCAGAAACGGATTTCGTTGCGAAAAATGAAGGGTTCCAGACACTCGTTTCGGAACTCGGCGAACACTTGCTGGCAACAAAACCGGCAACCATCGAGGAAGCTCTTGCATCTGAAATGGATAACGGCTCAACTGTTGACAATCACATCTCCAATGCAATCGCTAAAATCGGCGAAAAAATCAATCTTCGCCGCTTCGTGATCCTTACGAAGACTGACAATGACGCATTCGGTGCTTACCTTCACATGGGCGGCCGCATCGGTGTGCTCGTTGAACTGGAAGGTTCTACGGACGAAGAAGCTGCACGCGGCGTAGCGATGCATGTAGCAGCACTGAACCCGAAATATGTATCACGTGACCAGGTTTCTGAAGAAGAAGTGGAGCGTGAGCGCAAAGTACTGACAGAACAGGCGCTGAATGAAGGGAAACCTGAAAACATCGTTGCGAAGATGGTCGAAGGCCGCCTTGGCAAATACTTTGAAGAAATCTGTCTCCTGGACCAGGCATTTGTGCGTAATTCCGATCAGAAAGTGCGCGATTTCGTGCAGTCAACTGGCGGAAAAATCAAAGGCTTCGTACGCTATGAAGTGGGCGAAGGCATTGAAAAACGCCAAGATAACTTCGCAGAAGAAGTTATGAGCCAAGTCAACAAAGGATAA
- the rpsB gene encoding 30S ribosomal protein S2, with product MSVVSMKQLLEAGVHFGHQTRRWNPKMKKYIFVERNGIYIIDLQKTVRKLEEAYNYMKQVGEEGGKVLFVGTKKQAQDAIREEAERSGNYYINQRWLGGTLTNFGTIQKRVKRMKDIERMEEDGTFDVLPKKEVVQLNKEHERLVKFLGGIRDMNGLPDVMFVVDPRKERIAVAEAMKLNIPIVGIVDTNCDPDEIDYVIPANDDAIRAVKLLTGKMADALIESKQGEEEEAPAEAAE from the coding sequence ATGTCAGTAGTATCAATGAAACAACTGCTTGAAGCTGGTGTACACTTCGGTCACCAGACACGCCGTTGGAACCCGAAAATGAAGAAATACATTTTCGTAGAACGTAACGGGATTTACATCATCGACCTTCAGAAAACAGTGCGTAAGCTGGAAGAAGCTTACAACTACATGAAGCAAGTCGGCGAAGAAGGCGGAAAAGTATTATTCGTCGGCACGAAAAAACAGGCACAGGATGCAATCCGTGAAGAAGCGGAACGTTCTGGAAATTACTACATCAACCAGCGGTGGTTGGGTGGTACGCTCACAAACTTCGGTACAATCCAGAAGCGCGTAAAGCGCATGAAGGACATTGAGCGCATGGAAGAAGACGGCACATTTGACGTTCTTCCGAAGAAAGAAGTCGTTCAGCTGAATAAAGAGCACGAGCGCCTCGTGAAATTCCTTGGCGGTATCCGCGACATGAACGGTCTTCCGGACGTAATGTTCGTCGTTGACCCACGCAAAGAACGCATTGCTGTTGCAGAAGCAATGAAGCTGAACATTCCGATCGTCGGAATCGTTGACACAAACTGTGATCCGGACGAAATCGATTATGTCATCCCTGCAAATGATGACGCGATCCGTGCAGTCAAATTGCTGACAGGCAAAATGGCGGATGCTTTGATCGAATCTAAACAAGGTGAAGAAGAAGAAGCTCCAGCTGAAGCTGCTGAGTAA